The following DNA comes from Buttiauxella agrestis.
CACATCGGCAAGATGGCGTTTTGCCAGCGCATCAATTTCTGGTGGCGAAAACCCACGGACTTTTCCGTTTTCTGGATCCCAGCCCGCAAAGCAGGCAACGGCGGGCGCGGGAAAAGCTGCGGCAGGCAGTTTGTGCGGGGAGCGACACAACAGAACGGGAATATTTTCTTCCGGCAAAAACATCTGCGTGGTGGTGGTGGCAATTACGCGTTTACCCATGCGAATAAATTCGTGGGCCAGCCAGAATAAGGTGCTGGTTTTTCCCCCGGCGCCCACCAGGCTGATCACGGCTGTTTTCTGATTAAATAAATTATTATCTTTGCAAAGTGAATTCAGGGGCGCAGGGATATTGGCATGAGACATGATTTTCCCACCATCAACAAATAATGTTATTTCTGACCGTAACGCTCTCACTTTTAATAATTCTGCTGCTTAGTCCGGATTATTTATCTGTTCACATTCTCATGTGGTTTCAGAAAAGCACCGACACCACAGCATAATCTACACGCCAGCAGTGGCAAAATAACGTCATTTCACAGACTTCTTTTGTTTAATCGATTGCGTTCAAGAAACCCTGTCGAATATCGGTAACTTATTATCAAAATGATATTTCCTCTCTATTTATGAGAATTCAGAATGTTGAGATAAATTCCATTTGAAACAGTTATTTATTAACAATAAGCATTCTCAACAAGGCAAGTGTGAAGTGTTTCACAAAGCAGTATGAATATTAGAAGCGGCTCGCATTTATTATTCACCATAACGTCAATTGATTTCTCTGGCTCGATATTTGCACAAACCAATTAATTATTTCTGTGGTCAGGCCACACACGCTACCCCCTTTAATTTGTCGCAAGGAGAGTGTCATGGGAGATATTATGCGTCCGGTTCCGTTTGAAGAACTTTTGACGCGGATTTTCGATGAGTATCAACAGAGCAATTCTATTTTTGGAATTCCGGCTCAACAGTTTTATCGGGCTAACACCTCTGCCACATTTAATGTTTTTGGTGAAACCTGTGAAACGCCGATTGGCCCTGCTGCTGGCCCTCATACCCAATTAGCCCAGAATATTGTCGTATCCTGGTTAACGGGTGGTCGTTTTATCGAACTGAAAACCGTGCAGATCCTTGACCGTCTGGAACTTGAAAAACCGTGTATTGATGCGCAAGACGAAGCCTTTAATACCGAGTGGTCCACCGAATTTACGCTACCGAAAGCCTACGACGAATATCTCAAAGCCTGGTTTATTCTCCATTTGCTGGAAAAGGTTTTTACCCCGCAATCTGGCCTGGCGCAAAAGTCATTTATCTTCAATATGAGTGTCGGATACAACCTCGACGGTATTCGCCAGCCGCCGATGCAGCAATTTATCCATTCCATGATGGACTCTTCGGCGCATCCAGATTTCGCCCGCTACCGCAAAACGTTGCAACAATGGCTGCAAAACGATGCCTTTATTAACCGCTTTGCCTTGCTGGCAGAACGCAAATCCGAGCTGGCGCGACTGGCTGAATCCATCCCCGCCACGCTGGTAACTGGCGTGACGTTATCAACCATGCACGGCTGCCCACCGGATGAAATCGAAGCCATTTGCCGTTACATGCTTGAAGAAAAGCATCTGAATACCTTCGTCAAACTCAACCCGACACTGCTTGGTTATCCGCGCGTCAGAGAAATTCTGGATACCTGCGGCTTCGACTACATTGGCCTCAAAGAAGAGTCGTTCGGCCATGACCTGAAACTCCAGCAAGCCCTGGAAATGTTGCAGCGGTTAATGGCGCTGGCGAAAGAAAAACAGCTCGGATTTGGCGTTAAGTTAACCAACACCCTCGGCACCATCAATAACAAGGGCGCGTTGCCAGGCGAAGAGATGTATATGTCGGGGCGCGCGCTGTTCCCACTGTCGATCAACGTTGCGGCGGTACTGTCCCGCGCCTTTGATGGCCTGCTGCCTATCTCCTACTCCGGTGGTGCCAGCAAATTCACGATTCGCGATATTTTTGAAACCGGGATTCGCCCCATCACCATGGCCACGGATTTGCTCAAACCTGGCGGCTATCTGCGTATGCTCGACTGCATGCGCGAGCTGGAAAAATCCAGTGCCGCCGCGCTGGATCGTGTTGACGTTGACCGCCTGGAAGCGCTGGCAAAACGCGCCATCAGCATGGAATACACCCAGAAACACTGGAAGTCGGAAGATCAAATTGATGCTGGCGGCCCGCTGCCGCTCACCGATTGCTACGTCGCCCCCTGCGTCACGGCCTGCGCGGTGAAGCAAGATATTCCTGAGTACATCCGCCTGATGGGCGAAGGGCGTTATACCGATGCGCTCGAGGTGATTTACCAACGCAACGCGCTCCCTGCCATCACCGGTCATATTTGCGATCACCAGTGCCAGAGCAACTGTACGCGCCTGGATTACGACAGCGCCCTGAACATTCGCGAACTCAAAAAAGTGGCGCTGGAAAAAGGCTGGGAAGGCTATACACAGCGCTGGCATAAGCCCGCGGGGTCGGGCAACCGTCATCCGGTAGCAGTGATTGGTGCAGGCCCTGCCGGGCTTTCCGCCGGTTACTTCCTGGCTCGTGCCGGACACCAGGTCACTTTGTTTGAACGCGAAGCCAATGCGGGCGGCGTGGTGAAAAACGTCATCCCTCAGTTCCGTATTCCGGCTGAACTTATCCAGCATGACATCGATTTTATCGCCGCTCATGGCGTGAAGTTTGAATATAACTGCTCGCCGGATCTGACCTTTGAACAGCTGCAAAAGGACGGTTTCCACTATGTGCTGGTCGGTATCGGCACGGATAAAAACAGCGGTGTGAAACTGGCGGGTGATAACCGCAACGTCTACAAATCGCTGCCCTTCCTGCGTGACTACAATCGCGGCGAGAAGCTGAATCTTGGTAAACACGTTGCCGTTGTGGGCGCGGGCAACACGGCGATGGACTGCGCGCGCGCCGCATTGCGTGTGCCGGGCGTGACCGACGTGACCGTGCTGTATCGCCGCACCGCCAGCGAAATGCCTGCCTGGCGCGAGGAGTATGAAGAAGCGCTGGAGGATGGCGTGAAATT
Coding sequences within:
- the ygfK gene encoding putative selenate reductase subunit YgfK, whose product is MGDIMRPVPFEELLTRIFDEYQQSNSIFGIPAQQFYRANTSATFNVFGETCETPIGPAAGPHTQLAQNIVVSWLTGGRFIELKTVQILDRLELEKPCIDAQDEAFNTEWSTEFTLPKAYDEYLKAWFILHLLEKVFTPQSGLAQKSFIFNMSVGYNLDGIRQPPMQQFIHSMMDSSAHPDFARYRKTLQQWLQNDAFINRFALLAERKSELARLAESIPATLVTGVTLSTMHGCPPDEIEAICRYMLEEKHLNTFVKLNPTLLGYPRVREILDTCGFDYIGLKEESFGHDLKLQQALEMLQRLMALAKEKQLGFGVKLTNTLGTINNKGALPGEEMYMSGRALFPLSINVAAVLSRAFDGLLPISYSGGASKFTIRDIFETGIRPITMATDLLKPGGYLRMLDCMRELEKSSAAALDRVDVDRLEALAKRAISMEYTQKHWKSEDQIDAGGPLPLTDCYVAPCVTACAVKQDIPEYIRLMGEGRYTDALEVIYQRNALPAITGHICDHQCQSNCTRLDYDSALNIRELKKVALEKGWEGYTQRWHKPAGSGNRHPVAVIGAGPAGLSAGYFLARAGHQVTLFEREANAGGVVKNVIPQFRIPAELIQHDIDFIAAHGVKFEYNCSPDLTFEQLQKDGFHYVLVGIGTDKNSGVKLAGDNRNVYKSLPFLRDYNRGEKLNLGKHVAVVGAGNTAMDCARAALRVPGVTDVTVLYRRTASEMPAWREEYEEALEDGVKFMFLTNPEHFAADGTLTVRKMELGEPDSSGRRRPVASEHTETLTFTALITAIGEQQDCEALAAIGVPMDEQGWPAVACASGETTKPGLFLIGDVQSGPSSIVAAIGTARRATDAILWRENIQTSHGDKHWNNVDPQHVYQRKGNIAVNLVNKNDRNNFVKQEAERCLECNYICSKCVDVCPNRANVSIAVPGFQNRFQTLHLDAFCNECGNCAQFCPWQGKPYTDKLTVFSLPEDFANSSNPGFYADGNDVRIRLHQQVWNLTLNDDSQFQQPPHELGDICKIISHVHKHHRYLLGKVEA